One genomic region from Mauremys reevesii isolate NIE-2019 linkage group 7, ASM1616193v1, whole genome shotgun sequence encodes:
- the LOC120409374 gene encoding glutathione S-transferase omega-1-like isoform X1: MAGERARSLGKGSTAPGPVPEGLIRVYSMRFCPFAERTRLVLKAKGIKHEIINVNLKNKPDWLFEKNPFGLVPILETSKGQLIYESPITCEYLDEAYPGKKLLPADPYERAYQKMLLERFSKLPPLAFKHLLAVKNGEDSSVLKAEFSEKLGEFEKILAGRKTVFYGGDSVSMIDYMIWPWFERLEFFQLPDCLQHTPKLRQWVEAMKKDPAVKATMTDAQMLKGFFELYAKNSPEACDYGL, from the exons ATGGCTGGGGAGCGCGCTCGCAGCTTGGGGAAAG GAAGCACTGCTCCAGGCCCTGTGCCTGAGGGACTGATCCGTGTCTACAGCATGCGCTTCTGTCCGTTTGCAGAGAGAACGCGTCTTGTCTTGAAAGCCAAAGGAATTAA GCATGAAATAATCAACGTCAATTTGAAAAATAAACCTGACTGGCTCTTTGAGAAAAATCCCTTTGGTTTGGTACCTATTCTGGAGACCAGCAAGGGTCAGCTGATCTATGAGTCTCCAATCACATGCGAGTATTTGGATGAAGCATATCCTGGGAAGAAGCTTCTACCTGCCGACCCTTATGAGCGAGCGTATCAGAAGATGCTCCTGGAAAGATTCTCCAAG TTACCACCTCTAGCCTTCAAACATCTCCTGGCAGTTAAAAATGGGGAGGACAGTTCAGTGCTGAAAGCAGAGTTCAGTGAGAAGCTTGGCGAATTTGAGAAG ATTTTAGCCGGTCGCAAGACTGTGTTCTATGGTGGGGACTCTGTGTCCATGATTGACTACATGATCTGGCCTTGGTTTGAACGTCTGGAATTCTTCCAATTGCCTGA CTGTCTGCAGCACACCCCAAAGCTCAGGCAATGGGTGGAAGCCATGAAGAAGGATCCTGCTGTCAAGGCTACAATGACCGATGCGCAAATGCTCAAAGGCTTTTTTGAGCTGTATGCAAAGAACAGTCCTGAGGCATGCGACTATGGGCTGTGA
- the LOC120409374 gene encoding glutathione S-transferase omega-1-like isoform X2, producing the protein MGARHEIINVNLKNKPDWLFEKNPFGLVPILETSKGQLIYESPITCEYLDEAYPGKKLLPADPYERAYQKMLLERFSKLPPLAFKHLLAVKNGEDSSVLKAEFSEKLGEFEKILAGRKTVFYGGDSVSMIDYMIWPWFERLEFFQLPDCLQHTPKLRQWVEAMKKDPAVKATMTDAQMLKGFFELYAKNSPEACDYGL; encoded by the exons GCATGAAATAATCAACGTCAATTTGAAAAATAAACCTGACTGGCTCTTTGAGAAAAATCCCTTTGGTTTGGTACCTATTCTGGAGACCAGCAAGGGTCAGCTGATCTATGAGTCTCCAATCACATGCGAGTATTTGGATGAAGCATATCCTGGGAAGAAGCTTCTACCTGCCGACCCTTATGAGCGAGCGTATCAGAAGATGCTCCTGGAAAGATTCTCCAAG TTACCACCTCTAGCCTTCAAACATCTCCTGGCAGTTAAAAATGGGGAGGACAGTTCAGTGCTGAAAGCAGAGTTCAGTGAGAAGCTTGGCGAATTTGAGAAG ATTTTAGCCGGTCGCAAGACTGTGTTCTATGGTGGGGACTCTGTGTCCATGATTGACTACATGATCTGGCCTTGGTTTGAACGTCTGGAATTCTTCCAATTGCCTGA CTGTCTGCAGCACACCCCAAAGCTCAGGCAATGGGTGGAAGCCATGAAGAAGGATCCTGCTGTCAAGGCTACAATGACCGATGCGCAAATGCTCAAAGGCTTTTTTGAGCTGTATGCAAAGAACAGTCCTGAGGCATGCGACTATGGGCTGTGA